In the genome of Pseudomonas protegens, one region contains:
- a CDS encoding ABC transporter ATP-binding protein: MTQDTLIEVRDLAVEFVAGAQCQRVVEGISFDIKRGETLALVGESGSGKSVTAHSILRLLPYPLAQHPSGSIQYSGHDLLTLNEKTIRHIRGNRIAMIFQEPMTSLNPLHSIEKQINEVLGIHKGLTGKVASKRTLELLELVGIPEPHKRLKALPHELSGGQRQRVMIAMALANEPELLIADEPTTALDVTVQLKILELLKELQARLGMALLLISHDLNLVRRIAHRVCVMQKGRIVEQASCEELFRAPQHPYTRELLAAEPSGTPANNPIGPPLLEVDNLKVWFPIKKGLLRSTVDHVKAVDGIHFSLPQGQTLGIVGESGSGKSTLGLAILRLIASQGGIRFEGQQLDALSQQQVRPLRREMQVVFQDPFGSLSPRMSVSQIVGEGLRIHKIGSEQEQEQAIIEALKEVGLDPDTRHRYPHEFSGGQRQRIAIARALVLKPRLILLDEPTSALDRTVQRQVVELLRNLQRKYNLTYLFISHDLAVVKALSHQLMVIKHGQVVEQGDARSIFAAPQHPYTRQLLEAAFLAPAHAE; encoded by the coding sequence ATGACCCAGGACACTCTGATCGAAGTCCGCGACCTGGCGGTGGAGTTCGTCGCCGGCGCCCAGTGCCAGCGCGTGGTGGAAGGCATCAGCTTCGACATCAAGCGCGGCGAAACCCTGGCCCTGGTGGGCGAGAGCGGCTCCGGCAAATCGGTGACCGCCCACTCGATCCTGCGCCTTTTGCCCTATCCCCTGGCCCAGCACCCATCCGGCAGCATCCAGTATTCCGGGCACGACCTGCTGACCCTGAACGAGAAGACCATTCGCCACATTCGCGGCAACCGCATCGCGATGATCTTCCAGGAGCCCATGACCTCGCTGAACCCGCTGCACAGCATCGAAAAGCAGATCAACGAAGTGCTGGGCATCCACAAGGGCCTGACCGGCAAGGTCGCCAGCAAACGCACCCTGGAGCTGCTGGAACTGGTGGGCATTCCCGAGCCGCACAAGCGCCTCAAGGCCCTGCCCCACGAACTGTCCGGCGGCCAGCGGCAACGGGTGATGATCGCCATGGCCCTGGCCAACGAGCCGGAGCTGCTGATCGCCGACGAACCGACCACGGCGCTGGATGTCACGGTGCAGTTAAAGATCCTCGAACTGCTCAAGGAACTGCAGGCGCGCCTGGGCATGGCCTTGCTGCTGATCAGCCACGACCTGAACCTGGTGCGGCGCATTGCCCACCGGGTCTGCGTGATGCAGAAAGGGCGCATCGTCGAGCAGGCGTCCTGCGAGGAGCTGTTCCGCGCGCCGCAGCATCCCTACACCCGGGAATTGCTGGCCGCGGAGCCCAGCGGCACCCCGGCGAACAACCCGATCGGCCCGCCGTTGCTGGAAGTGGACAACCTCAAGGTCTGGTTCCCGATCAAGAAGGGCCTGCTACGCAGCACCGTGGATCACGTCAAGGCGGTGGACGGCATCCACTTCAGCCTGCCCCAGGGCCAGACCCTGGGCATCGTCGGCGAAAGCGGCTCGGGCAAGTCGACCCTGGGCCTGGCGATCCTGCGCCTGATCGCCAGCCAGGGCGGCATTCGTTTCGAGGGCCAGCAGCTGGACGCCTTGTCCCAGCAACAAGTTCGGCCGCTGCGGCGGGAAATGCAGGTGGTGTTCCAGGACCCCTTCGGCAGCCTCAGCCCGCGCATGAGCGTGAGCCAGATCGTCGGCGAAGGCCTGCGCATCCACAAGATCGGCAGCGAACAGGAGCAGGAACAGGCCATCATCGAAGCCCTCAAGGAAGTCGGCCTGGACCCGGACACCCGGCACCGCTACCCCCATGAGTTTTCCGGCGGCCAACGCCAGCGCATCGCCATCGCCCGGGCCCTGGTGCTCAAGCCGCGGCTGATCCTGCTGGACGAGCCGACCTCGGCCCTGGACCGCACCGTACAGCGCCAGGTGGTGGAACTGCTGCGCAACCTGCAACGCAAGTACAACCTGACCTACCTGTTCATCAGCCATGACCTGGCGGTGGTCAAGGCCCTGAGCCACCAGTTGATGGTGATCAAGCACGGCCAGGTGGTGGAACAAGGCGACGCGCGCAGTATCTTCGCCGCCCCACAACATCCCTACACACGGCAACTGCTGGAAGCCGCCTTCCTGGCTCCGGCACACGCCGAATAA
- the fabI gene encoding enoyl-ACP reductase FabI: MGFLAGKRVLIVGVASKLSIASGIAAAMHREGAELAFTYQNEKLKGRVEEFAAGWGSSAELCFPCDVASDEQIAQVFTELGKKWDGLDCIVHSVGFAPGDQLEGDFTDATTREGFRIAHDISAYSFVALAKAGREMMKGRNGSLLTLSYLGAERTMPNYNVMGMAKASLEAGVRYLAGSLGPEGTRVNAVSAGPIRTLAASGIKNFRKMLAANEAQTPLRRNVTIEEVGNAGAFLCSDLASGISGEILYVDGGFNTTAMGNLDE, from the coding sequence ATGGGTTTTCTCGCTGGGAAGCGTGTCCTGATCGTTGGTGTCGCCAGCAAACTGTCGATCGCCTCGGGCATTGCCGCCGCCATGCACCGTGAAGGCGCCGAGCTGGCCTTCACTTATCAGAACGAAAAACTCAAGGGCCGGGTCGAGGAGTTCGCCGCCGGCTGGGGCTCCAGCGCCGAGCTGTGCTTCCCTTGCGATGTGGCCAGCGACGAGCAGATCGCCCAGGTCTTCACCGAGCTGGGCAAAAAATGGGACGGCCTGGACTGCATCGTCCACTCCGTGGGCTTCGCCCCCGGCGACCAGCTTGAAGGCGACTTCACCGATGCCACCACCCGCGAGGGCTTTCGCATCGCCCACGACATCAGCGCCTACAGCTTCGTGGCCCTGGCCAAGGCCGGTCGGGAAATGATGAAGGGCCGCAACGGCAGCCTGCTGACCCTGTCCTACCTGGGCGCCGAGCGCACCATGCCCAACTACAACGTGATGGGCATGGCCAAGGCCTCCCTGGAAGCCGGCGTGCGCTACCTGGCCGGCTCCCTGGGCCCGGAAGGCACTCGGGTCAACGCCGTCTCCGCCGGGCCGATCCGCACCCTGGCCGCCTCGGGGATCAAGAACTTCCGCAAGATGCTGGCGGCCAACGAAGCCCAGACACCCCTGCGGCGCAACGTCACCATCGAGGAGGTCGGCAACGCCGGCGCCTTCCTCTGCTCGGACCTGGCCTCGGGCATCAGCGGCGAGATCCTGTACGTGGACGGCGGCTTCAACACCACCGCCATGGGCAACCTCGACGAGTGA
- a CDS encoding sensor domain-containing diguanylate cyclase → MLHPRKPGNEVLRLQTLRELNILDTLPQERFDRVTRLARRLFNVPIALISLVDTDRQWFKSAAGLDVSQTPRDQSFCGHTILEDQILTVCDAELDERFHDNPLVTGEPRIRFYAGCPLSVPNGSRLGTLCLIDTKPRDLDDEERALLRDLARMAEQELAAVQMASMDELTLLSNRRGFEALARHALGACQRLNRTATLLFFDLNDFKQINDTYGHAEGDGALKTFADVLRIAFRDSDVIGRLGGDEFVALLTAADHVETSAIMARLREILDERNATLKRGYDIHFSVGQVDYHPERHPGIEALLADADKAMYLHKQAGKRAR, encoded by the coding sequence ATGTTGCATCCCCGCAAGCCCGGCAATGAGGTCTTGAGACTCCAGACCCTGCGCGAGCTGAACATCCTCGACACCTTGCCGCAGGAGCGCTTCGACCGGGTGACCCGGCTGGCCAGGCGCCTGTTCAATGTGCCGATCGCGCTGATCAGCCTGGTGGACACCGACCGCCAGTGGTTCAAGTCCGCCGCGGGGCTGGATGTCAGCCAGACCCCGCGGGACCAGTCCTTTTGCGGGCACACGATTCTCGAAGACCAGATCCTCACCGTGTGCGATGCCGAGCTGGACGAGCGTTTCCATGACAATCCGCTGGTCACCGGCGAACCGCGGATTCGCTTCTACGCCGGTTGCCCCTTGAGCGTGCCCAATGGCAGCAGGCTCGGCACCCTGTGCCTGATCGATACCAAGCCCCGGGATCTGGACGACGAAGAGCGTGCCCTGCTGCGGGACCTGGCGCGCATGGCCGAGCAGGAGCTGGCGGCCGTGCAGATGGCCAGCATGGATGAGCTGACCCTGCTGTCCAATCGCCGCGGCTTCGAGGCCCTGGCGCGGCATGCCCTGGGGGCCTGCCAGCGGCTGAACAGAACCGCGACCCTGCTGTTCTTCGACCTCAACGACTTCAAGCAGATCAACGACACCTATGGCCATGCCGAAGGCGACGGCGCCTTGAAGACCTTCGCCGATGTGTTGCGCATCGCCTTTCGCGACAGCGACGTGATCGGCCGCCTGGGCGGCGATGAGTTCGTCGCCCTGCTGACCGCCGCCGACCATGTCGAGACCTCGGCGATCATGGCGCGCCTGCGGGAGATCCTCGACGAGCGCAATGCCACCTTGAAGCGTGGCTATGACATCCACTTCAGTGTCGGTCAGGTCGACTACCACCCCGAGCGTCACCCCGGGATCGAGGCGTTGCTGGCGGACGCCGACAAGGCCATGTACCTGCACAAGCAGGCTGGCAAGCGGGCTCGCTGA
- a CDS encoding NnrS family protein yields MSLPERWRQWAAQPLWSLGFRPFFLTGAAFACIALMGWGLWLHGLWNGRQPLGGMLAWHRHEMLFGFAVAIIAGFLLTAVANWTGRPGLSRTPLILLWLAWLLARLAWWLPLPAPLFLVLQVAFMPALAGVVGYELWRAGKRDNYPIVVILGLLALFQGLALWGLLGHQELWQRRGELGALWLVATLMTVIGGRVIPFFIQRGLNLPPTPAGSPWPTRLLLVGSLLAALSMALGGGDGPQRWLAPLFVLLAALHLWRLWRWHHPGLWRLPLLWSLYLAYLWLALATLGMALWHLGWPLQQSLVTHALAVGGLGGLVLAMVARVSLGHSGRPLQVSRAMAGGFALLFLAAVCRVLLVPFNSLGLGLSALLAALAFALFVAGYGRILLSPRL; encoded by the coding sequence GTGTCCTTGCCTGAACGTTGGCGGCAATGGGCCGCACAGCCGTTGTGGAGCCTGGGCTTCCGGCCGTTTTTCCTGACGGGAGCCGCTTTCGCCTGTATCGCCCTGATGGGCTGGGGCCTTTGGCTGCACGGGCTCTGGAACGGCCGCCAGCCGCTGGGCGGGATGCTGGCCTGGCATCGGCACGAGATGCTGTTCGGCTTTGCCGTGGCGATCATCGCCGGGTTCCTGCTGACGGCGGTGGCCAACTGGACCGGGCGCCCGGGGCTCAGTCGCACGCCGTTGATCCTGTTGTGGCTGGCCTGGCTGCTGGCGCGGCTGGCCTGGTGGCTGCCGCTGCCGGCGCCACTGTTCCTGGTGCTGCAAGTGGCGTTCATGCCGGCGCTGGCCGGGGTGGTGGGATATGAACTGTGGCGCGCCGGCAAGCGCGACAACTACCCCATCGTGGTGATCCTGGGGCTGCTGGCGCTGTTTCAGGGGCTGGCCTTGTGGGGCCTGCTGGGCCATCAGGAGCTTTGGCAGCGGCGCGGCGAACTGGGGGCGTTGTGGCTGGTGGCGACCCTGATGACGGTGATCGGTGGCCGGGTCATCCCGTTCTTTATCCAGCGTGGCCTCAATCTGCCGCCGACACCGGCCGGGTCGCCCTGGCCGACCCGACTGTTGCTGGTCGGCAGCCTACTGGCGGCCCTGTCCATGGCCCTGGGAGGCGGCGACGGGCCTCAGCGCTGGCTGGCCCCATTGTTCGTCCTGCTGGCGGCCTTGCACCTGTGGCGCCTGTGGCGCTGGCACCACCCGGGCCTGTGGCGCCTGCCGTTGCTCTGGTCGCTGTACCTGGCGTACCTGTGGCTGGCCCTGGCCACCCTGGGCATGGCCCTGTGGCACCTGGGCTGGCCGCTGCAACAGAGCCTGGTGACCCATGCCCTGGCGGTGGGTGGCCTGGGCGGGCTGGTGCTGGCCATGGTGGCGCGGGTCAGCCTCGGGCACAGCGGCCGGCCGCTGCAGGTGTCGCGGGCCATGGCCGGCGGTTTTGCGCTGCTGTTCCTGGCAGCCGTGTGCCGGGTTCTGCTGGTGCCGTTCAACAGCCTGGGGCTGGGGCTTTCGGCGTTGCTGGCGGCGCTGGCGTTCGCGCTGTTCGTGGCGGGCTACGGGCGGATTCTGCTGAGCCCCCGGCTCTGA